In Acipenser ruthenus chromosome 25, fAciRut3.2 maternal haplotype, whole genome shotgun sequence, the sequence GTGGGGGAAGGGCAGCCGGGCCCCGAGTTAGCATACAAATTAGACAACTGCCAATGTTCAAAAATACAACACAGCAAGCACCTTTAAAATTCAGCTATCGCGTTTATAAAACGATGCACTTGACCTTGACAAACTCTATAGGTCTAGTCTGGGTTAGCCCATTGCAGATTCATGTTTGTAATCGAGACATTACATTAAACTTTTGCAGTTACCAGGAGTGTTACCATTGTTTAacacaacatttaaaacacaaacactcaTTTGAAattatccaaaaaaataaaaacaagcaaattaAACGTTTTTTTTACCTGGTGAGAGTCGACTTTCACTTCGTCCCGTTTTGGGTCCGGCTGCTGGTTTTGTTGATGTGGTTGTTTCGGCAGGTTCGGTACCGGGGAAGCTTGCTGCGGCAGCTTCCCGTTTCCTTGGCCCATTTTGGGCAGGTTGGGCTTCTGGTTCACGCCCTGGTTCTGTGGGGTGGCGGGGGCCGGCTTGGGTGGCGGGGACTGGATTTTCGCCCCGGCGGCCGGCGGAGACTGATTCTTCATGGCGGCTGCCGGCGGGGTCTGCGGCGGCTTGGCCTGGGGAGGCTGCTGGACAGGAACCGCGGCGGGAGGCAGGGCGGCCGGGGGCGCTGGTGGCTTCTGTGCGGGGGGTTGTTGATTCTGCTGTGAAAGCTGCAGCTGGTTCTGATTGTTGCGGTTCTGAAACTGGTGTTGGTTCTGGTTTCTGAACGGGTTCCCAACACCAATACCCCCgcggcctcctcctcctcctcctccgccgcCGCTGCCGCCTCGCCTCTGGAATCCGCCGCGGTTTCTAAACCTATCTCGAGACATAGCTTCTGTTcgacgtttatttatttattattacacaaaatgaatatatatatttaaaaaaaaagaattcacacAAACGATAAAACAATAACCCCGATTAAAAGAGAACTGCTTAGTATACTGTTAAGAAAATGCGTCACTCCAAACACACCGCCAAACACACAAAATGGCGACGGAGAGAGTCCTTTGTGTCTTTGTGACGGGTATTTATACCCAACCTCCGAGCGCTTGGCAGGAGAGTGAGCCAATCGGGAGACAGGAGTTGAAGCTGCTCTCCTCCGGTTGGCTGCGGGCTTTCGGGGAGCCTGTAGCAAGGCGGGGAAAAGTGGGTGATGCTATCCAATCAGTTTTCGGTAGATTTTCAGTCCTCTGTTTTGATTGGGGAGATGTGTTATCAATCAGGTTTACAGGGGGCAGGTCTAACAAGCCGACTCCTGACGGATAACAacaacatttaaatttaaaatgccGAGCGAGGAAAGCATCGTCTTCTATAATATTGCTAGCTCGCATTGGTCAATTTAAATGAGACTGAAACTCGCCACCCCCCCTCATTTCTGAAAGGGGGTCGCGGTGAAACTGTTGTATGAAAAGGGCTTTGTGTGATAAACCAGCACGGACGTTTGCACAGATAGATTGTGAATAgttttaataatactgtactcGCATACAATAAAACCAGAGAGGGCTGCACATTTCATTAACGCAATTATAACGCTAGGGATCACAAATAAGTCATACAAAATATATGCGCCTCTGAATTCATCTAGCTGGCTGTTTGAATGTTCCTACGGGGTAAGCCTTTTGCCCCAAGGCACCCTCCTATATGCTCCTGACTGCCCATTAACAACGCATTTACACGGAGGTGTGTGTAAGACTGTGTGATGCATTTATCTGGTACCACCGCTGCAGTATGAATTTCATttgtttatcctggtttgccaaatttattaaaaaaaaaaaaaaaaaaaaaagtatttgctttACCAAACCACTTaatacggtggccctgaagtgcaaaactcAAGCAAATAAAATGTAAGCAACAAACAAAAAGTGAGCGACTTACATCAAACACAAAGACAGCGACATGCAAACACATTGCAAAACGGAAATAACCTTGACAAGGGAAATGGCACGGTGCTGGTGTGGGATTGAGGAACATTCACTCAGTTACTGTGGTCCGGAGACAGCGCGCTTCACTTTCTGCGCTTCttggtatgttttgtttttaaataataaatatattcaacACTTTGTTCAGCCATGTATCCTAACTTGTGTTAGCATTAGTTTGTATGAAATATCTGTGCAGTTACTTAGGGGTGTGTTACGAGGGTGGAGGTATCAGGAAATGCACCTTAACAACCACACTCTTGGTCCTGTGTCTGTTAAAGAtatcaaatgtattcaaattaggtcCAGGTtttcacacacaaatatatatggtttaatatctctctctctctatctatcatTATCTCACTGTAACATCAAAGCATTCCCAAATTATTCAGCAAATACCCCAAAGATGACGATTTACAGGTAAGCTGAAACAgggttaaggaggctgtgtggtccagtggttaaagaaaagggcttgtaaccaggaggtccccggttcaaatcccacctcagccactgactcattgtgtgaccctgagcaagtcacttcacctccttgtgctccgtctttcgggtgagacgtagttgtaagtgactctgcagctgatgcatagttcacacaccctagtctctgtaagtcaccttggataaaggcgtctgctaaataaacaaataatgtaaaacaGTCTAATACTATCGTGACTTTGCTGTCCAGCGCCACAGTAATTGAGTGAATGTTCCTCCAATCACAGATCTGCGAGTAGATTCCCGCCACTCTCTAGCACCCTCCCACTTGAGCTGACGGTTCCATTTCACTTTTCAAACGCGTTTCCGGTTTGGAAGTTGTTTGCGAGTTGCTGTCTTGTGCATGTTTTTTATAAATcggtacatttttatttgtaaatcgctcttttttatttgcttgtgttttgcacgTCAGGGCCACGCACCGCACGGTAGCGACTGAGCCCTCGTTCATTTCTCTGGGGTTGACCGGCGCACCCTAACCGCTCCCAGCGGGGGTCAAACAGACCTCACTTACCAGAGACTGATTAATAAGTGTTTTATATGTAGGGATGAAACGAGAGGGATGCAGTATTGTTTTAGTTCAATGATATGCACACACTGGCAACTGGGAGAGATGTCAATCCGTTATGAAAAAGCGTGGTGTTTTATTTAATGATGTAAAGCGTTTTGTAACCGAGCCCATCTTTGCGGCGATTCTGATATGAAATGCTGGGTTGTGTGCTGCGGGCAGCAGCGCGCTCGGTGTGACTGTATTATATTGATAATAGCAGTACCTGACATTGCTGCCGGTCTTTCATTTCCTTTGTTCAGGCTGCAGGGATGTGAAACATTTCACAGCATCGTTTCCGCGCGCTCCCCACATCACTGGAGTTGCACTTTTGTTTGATTGGGTAGAAAGCCAAGGATCTAGGTCTGGATTAAGAGTGATCAGGAGACTGAAAACGTGAGACAGAGGCCTTTATCcgaagcgacttacagagtctagggtgtgtgaactatgcatcagctgcagagtcacttacaactacgtctcacccgaaagacggagcacaaggaggtgaagtgacttgctcagggtcacacaatgagtcagtggctgaggtgggatttgaaccggggacctgctggttacaagcccttttctttaaccactggacccacAGTCTAAAGttctcatgtttttttgtttaaattaaactttTGCATGATTTGCCAATCCAGCCTCTATTGCAAAGCGGCCCAGAGAgatgcatgaaaaaaaaagtttacaatgaCAAATTAGCAAGTTcgaattcattttaattaaccgGATGTGGTGCCTTTAACCGGAGGCGTGGCCGCACATGCCCGGTGCAGCTTGCGCATGCTCTGTAGAGCAGACCCCGCCCCCGTGGGGCCGCCATGACCGCGCGTGCGCCTTGGCAGCGCGCGGAGGGGGTCGTTGCAGCTTTAAGAAGCTCGCGGCTGAGGGGATTTAACGAAACAGACGAGAGATCGgttatttacacacacaaaaatatatatatataataaaaagacaattaaatTAAGAAAAGACGCTTTAAAAACCCCTCATAATATAAGCGGCGGTCCACCGGTGTggtggtatattattattattattattattataaaaatagtgaaacattgttttaaaggcgtcttgtttgttttttttgttttgtttttaaaatacatatttatgccCGAAGATGATATAAGCGGCTGCGCGAAGAAGGGGAAGTTGGGCTGAGTATATATTTTCgcttgttttaaaagaaatcccGTAATTTGTGTATTATTGTGGAGTGTGGGGAGCCAATATGGCGGAGCATGAGGAGGCGGAACCCAAGTGTATTGGGGTAAGGTATTCTGTGTTTATTAAAGCGGCGAGTGAGCgatttaaattgtgtgtgtgtgtgtgtgtgtgtgtttaattgatTCCCCAGTAGTTAGACGCGGGAGTCCCTTGGTATGCGAGGCGAGTTAGGGTACCGCTGGACAGTCTGTCTAAAGACTGAGGCGGGTAAGGGGGTGACGGCCTGACCGTGAGGCGAGGAGGCGAGGGAGGAGGATAGGATGTGTTATTGTTTGTGTGAAATGCATGGTCAACCTGCTGCAGAAAACTCACTGTTATATGTATGTGACCAGGTCTATGTGAAACTGTTTGCATCGAAACGAGAAGGTTTTGATGATTGCTTGAAAATGCAAAATCGAAAGTAcgatctgctttttttttctttttttaaacatgtgaGAAATACTTTCTGGAAAAGTCGTTAATTCAGTAAGTGCATCGTGACGGGGCTACATCAGTGTAGTTTTTGTTGAATCAGAACTAATCCGCAGGTCTGATCGCGTTGTTTAGGTTGTGCCCTGCACGATCAATTGCACATTGCACGCATGAGGtttttaatacaaaacacagcGAGTGAGTGTGATGGGTTTCTTGAAGTGCGTGCCTCGTGATATGTATCTCTGCTGTTATTAACTTCATGAACACACAGTTAGGTGAAATGAATCAATACATCACTGCAGAGCACTGGATAATATGCGGCCAAATGCAACCCCAGCGAATCCGGTATGCGTGCAACACAGTTTTCCCATTGAAGCGTGTTTGAGTGCAGCACACGTTTTTACACAGAACCTATAATACACATGCCCTAAGGCCATCACTAACTAAATACATCTAAACAACTGAGTTACACATCTCTCCCTTTTGAATTGCATCGAATTCTGTTGAGTTTTACTTAGTCTGACGAATTGTATTTAGTTTGACTCCTCTCGGTCTTCACTTTTCATAAGTTCTGATTCAGTGAAACGTTTCAGTTAGGCTGGTGGATCATCCGGCTTGTTTCTCAGAAGAAACTAAATCAAGTAGACCAGCGCTGGTCTGCTTCACTTGGTTTCTTGTGGGTTCAGCTTGCACAGGAATACAGAGACATGCCTTTGACAGTAGATTAGTAGTTGATGAGAGCTCTCCTCTTATAAAAGGCTGCAGTAAATAAATTCACTGTTTTTCTTTGCAGAATGAGGAGAAAGCACGCAATGTGTTTGGCGGCAGCACAGAAAGAAGTAGGTATCCTTTCAAATGGTACGAGTTAAGATATGACTGTTTCCTCATGTTTAAGgataaagaaggaaagaaagcaTTAAGAAACAAGGCTGGCTTTGTAACTCTGCATGTTTAGATATGTTATTGACGTGATCAGGAGTCTGAGCAGGGTTAGGAACTCGCACTCCTGCTCATTTCAATAACAGACTTCATCGAGGGGTGcttctgaaacccagggctgcTGTGAGTTTCAGGCTCTtccctgttgttgtttttgctgccAGCTGCAGTTGATTCTGTTTGCTTTGATACAAACAGGCGCTGGGGTGGAAATGGAGACAGAGTCACCCGAGGAATATTCTGCTAAAACGCCGGGGAGCAAAAAGGACAATAAAACTACTGCTGCCTTCGGGGGGCTCAGGATAATCCCACCCTTGGACGAGGGGGAGGGGGATGGAGACCCCTTCGGGAACGGAGACGAACTGGCAGGCATTCCTGTGGTGGGGAGCGACAGCGAGGGAGAATTCGGGGGTGCTCTGGGAGACGAGGACGACGATAACAGCGACGTTCCGCATGGATTCAAGTCTCCCATCGTCTCCCTGCGTTCCcagggtgaggaggaggaggagggagaggaagaagaggaggaggaagaggaggcagGGAAAGCCAGTCCTGGGAGTGGGGAGCCCAGCTTTGAAGCCACAGTTGCTGCAGTCACAGCAGAGAGAAGCGAGGATGAGCAGAGTCCTGGAGGGGAGTTGGGGCAGCGGGGTGTGGAGGGCATGGTGTGGAGCTCTGTCCCGGGGGCAGGACTCAGCCCGGTCAGCGAGGATGAGCTAGGGCACAGGACCCCGGCACAGGAGGAGGCCAGTGGAGCGGGTTCGAGAGGGAGCGAGACCCAGAGCAACAAGGCCCCGGCTGCAGCAGGTGAGGGCTCTCCGTGCAGCAGTATGTTGAGCAGGGCAACGCTGTATTCTGCTCACTTCGGTTAAGACACAACGCCAGGTTCTTTTATGTCTATTAAAAATCCTCTGCTGGATATGCGCTTGTGGGTTTATCTTGTATTCAGGGACCGTTGTTTTGAGTTTCAATCCGTTTcattttattactgttattaataattattttttttatagaaggTAGTTAGTTGCTGTTTTGTCaagtgttttaattttattattttattatgaagACAGTACCACTATTTGAACTCGTGCCTGAGAATGACAGTGAGGTTTTTACCTGTGTTCTCAGGGATGGCagtgagactcctattgcatagctgtttcacctattccaggttttaccatgcACTTCATCAGCCTCTGTGTACAGAAAACAAGCAGAGGTCTGTCTGTctttaaactcgtagtaaaaccaggaatggatcaaacatgGTGTTGTGTTTGGTGTTCCAGGACAAGAGAACGGGAGGAGGCTGGAGTCGCCTGTGTCGATGCGTCCGGACACTGCATACCGGGTGAGTGGGTTCAGTACGTCGTTCTCTCTGAGCGAACACAGGAACACAGTGCATAATCCTCAGGAACTCTGCCCCCCGGGTGTCTTCAGAAATGAATCATGAGATCATCAGTACATTTCTCTCATTTTATGTTCATACTGTATCTTTGAACTTTTCTTGATATATATATTGAAGTGTTTTCCGTTGACTCAGGCTTATTAAAGAGCTTGTACACATTCCACGTGCAAGTCCTTGCGTGTGTGTGGTGTATTGAAATCCCTGGTGTGTCCGGCAGGAGCCCCACAGTGAGGCTGCGAGGGCCCCCCTGGTCCCGGAGCTTCAGATCAAGGACGAGCCCGTGGACGAGGAGTACGACAAGGCGCTGGCGCCCCAGACCGGCCTCATTGACAACATCAAAGATGAGCCGGACAACGCAGAGGAGTACAACCAGAAGCAGCCGCAGCCCCAGACTCACGAGGAGCTGAAGATCAGCGCCGTGTTCTCTGTCAGCGGCAACCCTGCAGGTGAGGAGAGCCCCTCTTACTAACTGGACCCGACGTGTTATACAAGTGAGGGTTCTGAATATGTGAAAGGCAAATACAAACTCAGCAGTAATTACTAATCATATCTTCTCTCAGCCTCCCTTTCTGTGTTCGTATCGGTACGTACGACAGCGTTTCTAAAGGACTGTAAGAAACAGGTATTGTGCAGAATGTTCCCCGCTCTCAATTGCAATGCATTAATCACCCCTCTCCAGGTCCCCAGTACACCTCGGGAGGTGTTGCAGCTTCTGCCCCGGTGAGGATCGTCCCGGGGCCCCTGGTAGCGAAACCCCTCCTCCCCAGCCCTGCCCCGGCCCCGGCCCCTGCTCCAGCCCCTGCCCAGGCTGTCAGGGTGTCCTGCTCGGGGTGCAAGAAGGTCCTGCAGAAGGGCCAGACTGCCTACCAGCGCAAGGGCTCCACCCAGCTCTTCTGCTCCACGCTTTGCCTGACCGGCTACAACGTGCCCCCTCTCAAACCCCTGATCCAGAAGACGTGCCACTACTGCCTGAAGTAAGAGCTGCGGCACGGAGGCCCTGCgctgttattattactactaccaTTATTATGACttctttgtgtttattattattattattattattattattattattattattattgcagtactAAAGGGCTCCCTCTTTGTAAGGCAGCCCTTAATTCAGCTTTACCAGAGACCTGATTGTTGAAACCCCTGACACTTACCTGGTCATTGCAATAATACACCTAAACAAGGAGCACTTCTGAAAGCCAGgacagggtgcagcagcagggctagtgcaaGTTTCAAACCGCGTGCAACACTTTCTTCACAGAGAGATTCCCAACCCGAAGGACGTGATCTGTGCTCCGGTGGACAGTGTGGGGACGGTGAAGGATTTCTGCAGCCAGGCCTGCCTCACTCCGTTCCACTTCAAGAGGAAAGCCGTGGTGCCGATGTCGGCGCCCAGCGAGGGCAGGATCATCAAGTGCAGCATGTGTCAGATGAGAGCCCTGGTGCGTACCTCCCATACCTCCCGACTGCCCTGTGCTTTCTGATCGTTCTGTTATATCTGTCACCCCCCCCGccctttatactgtggaacaggttGTAAGACAGCATTGTCCTGGCTCCTGTTTGCCCCATAATGCTGTTCCATGTGTCGTGACCTGTTCACTTGTATTGATCTGAGAGTGACGGGCGAGCTAATGAGTGAGTgaatggagagagggagagagggatacTCAAACTGCTTTCTTGTGCACTGACAGGACATGCAGAGTCAACAGACAGGGGCCCTGCAGGTGAGTTGAGAAGaatacaataatattaaaatagaaatgtgtacaaatattaaagaatgtttttaaaagtctAGGAAACATTATTGATCTTAACTGTTTAAGGAGATTCACTTTGGGTaagtaatataaatatatttgaaacaaaACCCATCTGTGTGAAATAATTTGATCTGGTTATTTTGGTGAATGTCATATTTCATGCTGTGTGTTTTCTCCCGGTATACATCATGAACTGACATTGATTATTGTACAACACCTGGAATGAATAAACTTGTTTGTGAGACGAAAATAAACGGACACTTTTCCAGttggctttcttttttaaatgatgattGTAATTGCTGTCTGTGCGCGTGTGTCTCGTTTTCAGATCCGCCACGAAGTGAACTACCAGAACGTGGTGCACAAGCTGTGCAGCGACTTGTGCTTCTCGAGGTTCAGAGCCGCCAACAACCTGACGATGAACTGCTGTGAGCACTGCGGGGCGTACTGCTACAGCGGGACGGGCCAGTGCAGCGTGCTGCAGATCGAGGGCCAGGCCAAGAAGTTCTGCAGCTCCACCTGCCTCACCACGTACAAGCAGGTAGACTGACACGCGCCATCAATCACGTGCAGGACTGACAGACCCGTCAGAACCAGCTGATCAATCTGACAAACCCGTCAGAACCAGCTGATCAATCTGACAGACCCTTCAGAACCAGCTGATCAATCTGACAGACCCGTCAGAACCAGCTGATTAATCTGACAGACCcgtcagaagcagctgatcaatCTGACAGACCCTTCAGAACCAGCTGATCAATCTGACAGACCCGTCAGAACCAGCTGATCAATCGCGTGCAGGACTGACAAACCCTTCACAGGGATTGATAGGTGTTTTGTCAATATGTGatttttgtaattgaatgtaTTGTTGTTATTCTTCTTGTTGAATGTGTTATTCTTATTGAATGTGGATTTGTCTCCCTGCAGAAGTGTGCGAAGGTGACCTCCTGCACTGTGTGCCGCTCTCTGCGCTCCTCGGCTGAGATGGTGGAGAGCACGAACGCCCAGGGGAAGACGGAGCTGTTCTGCTCGGTGCACTGCCTCTCTGCGTACAGCGTGCAGTCCATCTCCACTTCAGGTACCGCAGCGCTAAAATAAAAGAaagggcttgaaactcacactcccctcagtgaagtctattattattattaataatgaaatgatcaggagccaggagtttgagcagggttacaaactcacactagccctgctgctgctgctcccagtcctggggttcagaacttcCCTGTTCAGGTGTATTATTGAAACAGACTCTCCTGTGAGGTCTGTAGGTTTAAATAATGTGCGtaattgaaggtagttctgaagGCCATGattgggtgcagcagggctagcCAGGATTTCAAGCCATGGTGTTTTCTTCCACAGTGACTGCTAAGAGATTGAATGACCGTTGCCAGAAAGAAATGGTGACTTGCATTGTGGGATGGGTTGCTAGTTGAATTGTTTTGCGCGTATTTGTAAAGATCACACAGCAGTGTGTGATGTCAGTGCTCTTGTGTTGCTTCTTTCCTCAGGCATTCATGTTCAGTGTAACAGCTGCAAAACCTCCGCTGTTCCTCAGTATCATTTAGCCATGTCTGACGGGAGCATTCGCAACTTCTGCAGCTACAACTGTGTGGTCAACTTCCAGGTGAGGTCTGCTGTGTGTTTCTCCTTCTCCCTTCTGATAAATGAGAAATGATTGTGCAGCACAAACATACCAGCGCTGTGAACAGGCCCTCGTGATCCCCGCTCCTCCTCGTGTGGTTTGGACTGCAGTAAGCTGAGACTGGGGTGATGCGATTTCAGCTTTTCCAGCAACTTTTGTGATTCGGAAGTCGCTGGAAAAGTGGGCAAGTTTGAAAAGTATCTAACTTCTGTGTTCATtccattttaataattagctacagcaTTCTGGCGTccgccttcttcagatagcacGGTAGAAATAGCCAGGtagactgctgctgctgtttaatTTTATCgatttcactttttttcttcATGAAGTATTTGCTCCTCTCCTTCCCTAGAACACATTCAGCAAGCCCTCTGGCCAGGCCTCCTCAGTGGTGCCCCTGACTCAGGGCCAGGTGATCGTCAGcatgccctcctcctcctcttcctcctcttcactgGTCAGCACCACAAGCTCCACGGCCAGCACTGGGCTGGCGCTGGCGGCACAGCCGGTCACTCCGGGGAGCGTGGCCAGCTCTCCGGTGCAGAGGCTGGCGGGACAGAGCCAGCAGCAGACACAGACACCGACACcgacacaggcacaggcacaggcacaggcacaggcacaggcacaggctCCCCTCTCCCGCACCACCGGCATACCCAAGCTCAGCTGCCAGCACTGCCACAGACTCTTCCTGTCCAAACCGGAGCTCCTCCAATTCAAGGTACATTCCACTCCTGCGCAGTTTCAAAGGGGTAATATGTTCAAGCTCAGAAGTCTgtacgtgtttttgttttcagttgaaaCGTTTAGTAAGTTTGACCCTGTTGCTAGCGGCTCTTTTGTTCGGTAAACCCTTCCTCTCGAGGAGAGtaactctccctcctccctcctcaggACCGCATGCTGGTGTTCTGTGGGAAGATGTGCTTCGACGAGTTCAAGAAGGTCAGCTTTGTGATGGCGAGGTGCGAGTACTGCAAGATCGAGAAGATCGTGAAGGAGACCATCAAATTCAACAAGCAGGGCCGCTCCTTCTGCAGCGAAGGTGAGGTAGCGTTTAACACTGTGTCAGCGCTATCGGAAATGTGCTCCTCAGGGCTGGAAACAacactcctgttgcacagcaggttgatcccttcctggttttgctaggagtttaataagacacactcaAGCTCGTTGCATGCACACTGTGTCCAATCTAGCACGtagcagtaaaaccaggaatggctgaAACTGCTGAGCAGTAGGAGTCTTCATTTCCGTCGCTGCGATATGAAAAATACATGTTACAGTTTTTAAACGTTTTTCTGAAAGGCTAGCAACGTGCGCCAGGTCAGTGCTCCTGTGTTAATGATGGTGTGAGTTTCCGCGTTCCCATTTTTGTATCCGATTCACGCGCTGTGATTGGcttgtggttaaaaaaaacacgCAGTACCTAGACCATTTACAATGGGACATGTACGGCAGTCAAGGCTTTGccactatgaaaaaaaaacaaagacgatCAGTGATTGGACGGCCAAGATATAACAAGCAAATGGTAAATAGCAGCGGTAACTTTTTCATTCAATTTTTAATAAAGGAAATGGCAACACAAAAAAGACCACGGCTGAATTGACAAAGGTTCAAAGAGGATTACACCAAGAATTATACATTCATAAAAAAGTAAGATATCAGAACATCATGCTTACTCTGAGTACTGCAGAAGCATGGGGGAATAAATGATATTGATGAACACGTCAGAACCTTGAAACACGAGAGAAATTCACGGGGAGCTCAGGAAACTAGATCAttggattgtttttttaaaacggaTGGCGAAAATGACGCGATTAAAGCGGAGACTCTTTTTACGAACTTCATTTTATAGCACAATTTACTTCATTTTAAAGGCCCACTTGTGAAAGTGGCTTTTCCTGATAGTAAAATTGCTTCCAAATATGGCTGTGCGAGGAGCAAAACGACAGCAATCGTTGAAACTTTAGCATATCTTTCAGCTACTGAACAGGCCTCGGTTTTGAAAAGTAATTTTTTTGCCATTGCAACCGACAGCAGCAGTGACATCGAGACTCAGTTGTACCCAGTTGTAATACGTTACTTCAGTGAAGAAATTGGCAAAGTGGCAACGCAGTTGCTTGCTTTATCATCATGCGAGGGTATATCTTTAAGACTGTGGATACAGTATTGAAGTCATTTGAAATACCGTGGAAAAAGTGTGTTGCATTTGGAGCAGATAATGCAGCTGTAATGCTTGGTGTACATAAAGGTGTAGCTGCCTATGTAAAAATGGAGAACAATTCTGTCCATGTACAGGGTTGTCCCTGTCATTTAATTCACATTGCTGCCCAGTCGACTGCAAAGAGATTGCTAGCAAGAATCGACAAACTCTTGATTGACATATATTACTATCTAGACAAAAGTGGCAAGCGGCACAAGCACTTGAAACAGTGCCAGGACTTGTGTGGCACCGAAGCAAGAAAGATTCTGAAACGTGAACACCAGGTTTGTGCTTAAGAATAacttgtatgtgtatatgtgaaAAGTACTGTACGTTAAGTCCCTGTCTACACACACAAACCGCTTCCTAGAAAAGCATTCTAATTAATCCAGGTCAGAGCGACCATACTAAATACTGTTTCTGATTTTAATGCGTcgattaaaatagtttggttgtagttcctagcagcgcagtgTAATACCATACGtaccatttgattttatttaaataacagagATGTCTTGCCTTTTCCATGAATTACTGTAGGTGGCTCAGCCTAAATTTATTGTTTATGTACTTCCCTGtacataaacaataaataatctgTACTGTGAAAAATGTATGCTGAATCTCCTTGTCTACTGTTTTTTGAAAAGCTGTAATTTGAGTCACGGTTACTGGGGCACAGACATAAAACTATGATTTTAATAAAACCTGTATTTTTATGACAATTAAATATTTAGCTCTGAGTTACATTTCTGTCTTAAGCATTATATTGTTGGATATTGATTGATTTTCTCCTTAAGTGCATGAAGTGGGCGTGGTTAGGATATGCTAGGGTTTGCTAGGGTTTTCTTGATGCTTCGTTCACCAGGTGCTAGGATTTCCATTTTCAAATGTTGGCATCTCT encodes:
- the LOC117414034 gene encoding zinc finger MYM-type protein 4 isoform X2; translation: METESPEEYSAKTPGSKKDNKTTAAFGGLRIIPPLDEGEGDGDPFGNGDELAGIPVVGSDSEGEFGGALGDEDDDNSDVPHGFKSPIVSLRSQGEEEEEGEEEEEEEEEAGKASPGSGEPSFEATVAAVTAERSEDEQSPGGELGQRGVEGMVWSSVPGAGLSPVSEDELGHRTPAQEEASGAGSRGSETQSNKAPAAAGQENGRRLESPVSMRPDTAYREPHSEAARAPLVPELQIKDEPVDEEYDKALAPQTGLIDNIKDEPDNAEEYNQKQPQPQTHEELKISAVFSVSGNPAGPQYTSGGVAASAPVRIVPGPLVAKPLLPSPAPAPAPAPAPAQAVRVSCSGCKKVLQKGQTAYQRKGSTQLFCSTLCLTGYNVPPLKPLIQKTCHYCLKEIPNPKDVICAPVDSVGTVKDFCSQACLTPFHFKRKAVVPMSAPSEGRIIKCSMCQMRALDMQSQQTGALQIRHEVNYQNVVHKLCSDLCFSRFRAANNLTMNCCEHCGAYCYSGTGQCSVLQIEGQAKKFCSSTCLTTYKQKCAKVTSCTVCRSLRSSAEMVESTNAQGKTELFCSVHCLSAYSVQSISTSGIHVQCNSCKTSAVPQYHLAMSDGSIRNFCSYNCVVNFQNTFSKPSGQASSVVPLTQGQVIVSMPSSSSSSSSLVSTTSSTASTGLALAAQPVTPGSVASSPVQRLAGQSQQQTQTPTPTQAQAQAQAQAQAQAPLSRTTGIPKLSCQHCHRLFLSKPELLQFKDRMLVFCGKMCFDEFKKVSFVMARCEYCKIEKIVKETIKFNKQGRSFCSEGCKLLYKHDLAKRWGAHCRSCTYCGSASQRVVQNHFAGKLEEFCSEECMSLYTVLFYQMAKCYACKRQGKLIESVKWHGEMKHFCNLQCLLVFCSQHSSAEASGNTVNAVGVPLIAPVPGPLAPQLPSALPSLPLSPPGHKEATPVIASVVSLASAPATQPCVDSTAALQGAVPPVQAKIIEHASTQTDALKLPPAAPPRILKNKALLCKPISQTKATSCRPHTQSKECQTEPEPEPKPKPEFIVLPIPVPVFVPVPMNLYTQYTPYPFGVPLPLPVPMFIPTTLDSAAKILETIQDIKEKIPSNPFEADLLQMAEMIAEEEEEKEKPASHGDQGSTYSGDLESEAVSTPHSWEEELNHYTLRSSAMQEPAHELKQLSRMEQEQDIEADFPPESLEPAGREVVVTPRQRGRRRPRDGFPPRKRGRKRASAVVSSGLSRSSMPPPSKPRNTLKFMYGVNAWKNWVQWKNAQGTEELRFGARPMKPKEDILNCSSAELSYGLCQFIKELRRPSGEKYTPDSVFYLCLGIQQYLFENGRIENIFTDLFYSKFTMEITKMLKNWQPTVLPSGYLHSRVEEEYLWECKQLGAYSPIVLLNTLLFFNTKLFQLRTVREHQRLSFAHVMRCTKALKHNAKTTYLRFFPPVPKKEPAEKSSGLGKRKQSPQEEQEEEVMEMAENTENPLRCPVRLYEFYLSKCSDSVKQRTDVFYLQPERSCVPNSPLWYSSLAIDPETLETMLTRILMVQEVQEELRKGRPDSLNHHSQGEG